From a region of the Vairimorpha necatrix chromosome 4, complete sequence genome:
- a CDS encoding putative SP-containing membrane protein translates to MICKIFLCFLFACSKVTIFVNHKENNVCDGYVGFSKEIDDYDEVKIFLSNEINILYKKIDNKQYIADIVTLVNESSLPLLPINSEEYEELRSLGSNIQKSELRDHFNDSVKYFKCSFNCNDYRHCILEYILYKAGTNTVSWAHSIILYLEEDFIYGNAYWQGKYDLKINVSRLDTIIGYLNNKCQSDSPNILSEIRNERMREKILSRDRFKKSSANGSWENMTPVLCTDPSSENRQNILEREINDHDNNITVLKKSNINTKTENDDENDFYAKYPWNCGFKSENYYKRPVNPLKYYHYAVFFVPAAISVGMYFYSNK, encoded by the coding sequence AtgatttgtaaaatatttttatgttttctttttgctTGCAGTAAAGTAACCATCTTTGTAAATcacaaagaaaataatgtttGTGATGGATACGTTGGATTTTCAAAGGAAATTGATGACTATGATGaagtcaaaatttttctctccaatgaaattaatattctatataaaaaaattgacaaCAAACAATACATTGCAGATATTGTAACACTAGTAAACGAATCCAGTTTGCCTCTGCTTCCCATAAACAGTGAAGAATATGAAGAACTTCGAAGTTTGGGTtcaaatatacaaaaaagcGAACTGCGTGATCATTTTAATGATAGTGtaaagtattttaaatgtagTTTTAATTGTAATGATTACAGACACTGCATTTTAGAatacattttatataaagcAGGAACCAATACTGTTTCGTGGGCACACAGCATAATATTGTATCTTGAAGAGGATTTTATTTATGGAAATGCGTACTGGCAAGGAAAATATGATTTGAAAATCAATGTATCAAGGTTAGATACAATTATTGGatatttaaacaataaatgcCAATCAGACAGTCCTAACATTTTGAGTGAAATAAGGAATGAAAGAATGagggaaaaaatattgtcaCGTGATAGGTTTAAGAAATCTTCAGCTAACGGATCCTGGGAAAATATGACACCAGTTTTGTGTACCGATCCTAGTAGTGAAAATCGCcaaaatatattagaaCGTGAAATTAATGATCatgataataatataacagttttaaaaaaatctaatattAATACTAAAACTGAAAATgatgatgaaaatgatttttatgcAAAATATCCATGGAATTGTGGCTTTAAGAGcgaaaattattataaacgTCCTGTAAACCCattgaaatattatcattACGCTGTCTTTTTTGTACCAGCTGCTATATCCGTAggtatgtatttttattctaataaataa
- a CDS encoding putative SP-containing membrane protein: MFHKLFFCLLSTICELTLFVHRRESNLCDLYIGFSTEDVQFDEIRCFLTNDMDLLSKKIEYRHHLEDIIILVAKFELPMIDLKKENYRKLRELSSEIQNIEIRNNFINSVTYYTCSIDLQEYKSCVFEFILYKEEDNTVSWAYSQEIILNEIINSRKVRCERKCDLKIEVSNLDTIFAYLYNKCLSACPNIFTEIRNEKNLQRLRSINSSENVYINRDNLNKIKKADKSICSFVNKNYDKKNKFDVSDLNQHFLKQSKIDINGHVDEKNKNKFEIKPFSNLKIDNKNPKKQINSSLKYYHYGIIVLSIVVSAGFYLKYKC, from the coding sequence ATGTTTCAtaagttatttttttgtttacttTCTACTATCTGTGAATTAACTTTATTTGTACATCGCAGAGAATCTAATCTTTGTGATTTATACATTGGATTTTCAACAGAAGATGTTCAATTTGATGAAATAAGATGTTTTCTTACTAATGATATGGATTTGCtgagtaaaaaaattgaatacaGACATCATCTTgaagatattataatattagtTGCAAAATTCGAATTGCCTATGATCGATctgaaaaaagaaaattatagaaaattacGAGAACTGAGTTCTGAAATTCAAAACATCGAAATCcgtaataattttataaatagtGTGACATATTATACATGTAGTATTGATTTACAGGAGTACAAAAGTTGTGTATTTGAGTTCATTTTgtataaagaagaagacaATACTGTCTCGTGGGCATACAGccaagaaataattttaaacgaaattataaattctcGTAAAGTCCGCTGCGAGAGAAAATGTGATTTGAAAATTGAAGTATCGAATTTAGATACAATTTTTGCatatttatacaataaatGTTTATCGGCTTGTCCTAACATTTTTACAGAAATAAGAAATGAAAAGAACTTGCAAAGGCTTAGGTCAATCAATAGTTCAGAAAACGTGTATATTAATAGAGACAATCTGAATAAGATTAAAAAAGCAGACAAATCTATTTGTAGTTTtgtcaataaaaattatgacaaaaaaaataaatttgatgtATCAGATTTGAATCagcattttttaaaacaaagtAAAATAGATATAAATGGTCATGttgatgaaaaaaataaaaacaaattcgAAATAAAGccattttcaaatttaaaaatcgacaataaaaatccaaagaaacaaattaatagctctctaaaatattatcacTATGGTATCATCGTTCTATCTATAGTTGTATCGGCGGGTTTTTActtgaaatataaatgttga
- a CDS encoding E3 ubiquitin-protein ligase, which translates to MNAIVFAKILLAFALTGLLFFLLQLFKYYIRELKQHNDARDNDCEMFLKEKRFYQEIKSKYPTTQSKKFKIYVDRNNVLKSSFDQIMKLRSSDLLPNNNIIISFKNEEGIDQGAITREWITLILSIIFSPEIKLFYSPGDDVTKMIPGCTHVTNVDKLIYYRFLGRILGRMLVSKVNANVSFHEIVWKHMLEIPINMSDFEKLDLVLYKNLLSLREHSENLQELKLTFEIEDVELIQNGKNIIVDESNLDLYIEEYLKHKYISKIKIQCDEIKLGINDVIPGGLINKFTYDHLKSLFCGLDNIDVADWIKNTRYDGFTINDQIIIWFWEIIKNFTEDEKKLLLHFVTGSNRLPMRGFRDLSGSGVYLGRFTIRKIESDNDKKFPIVKSCLNMLLLPEYSSKEVLKEKILYAIHNCAEGFALR; encoded by the coding sequence ATGAACGCAATAGTATTTGCCAAAATTCTACTAGCTTTTGCGCTAACGGGACTATTATTTTTCCTCttacaattatttaaatattatattagaGAGTTGAAACAACACAACGATGCACGAGACAATGATTgtgaaatgtttttaaaagaaaaaaggtTTTatcaagaaataaaaagtaaGTATCCTACAACtcaatcaaaaaaatttaaaatttacgTAGATCGTaacaatgttttaaaatcatcTTTTGATCAAATTATGAAATTAAGAAGTTCGGATCTGCTGCcaaacaataatattataataagttttaaaaatgaagaaggCATTGATCAAGGTGCAATTACCAGAGAATGGATTACTTTAATATtatctataattttttcgccagaaattaaattattttattcacCAGGTGATGATGTAACTAAGATGATTCCAGGATGTACGCATGTGACAAATGTTGATAAATTGATATATTACAGATTTTTAGGTAGAATACTGGGAAGAATGCTTGTGAGCAAAGTGAATGCAAATGTTTCCTTTCATGAAATAGTATGGAAGCATATGCTTGAAATACCAATCAATATGTCTGATTTTGAAAAGTTAGACTTGgtgttatataaaaatttgttgtCTTTAAGAGAACACTCTGAAAATCTTCAGGAACTAAAACTTACATTTGAAATAGAAGATGTCGAATTAATTCAAAACggtaaaaatattatagtCGATGAATCaaatttagatttatatattgAGGAATATCTAAAGCATAAATACataagtaaaataaaaatacaatgtgatgaaattaaattagGAATTAATGATGTTATTCCGGGTggattaataaataaatttacgtATGATCATTTAAAATCACTTTTCTGTGGTTTAGATAATATAGATGTAGCAGATTGGATTAAAAATACACGATATGATggttttactataaatgaccaaataattatatggTTTTgggaaattataaaaaattttactgaagatgaaaaaaaattactattACATTTCGTGACGGGATCTAATAGATTGCCCATGAGAGGATTTAGGGACCTTTCTGGTTCTGGAGTATATCTAGGTAGATTTACAATACGAAAAATAGAGTCTgataatgataaaaaatttccgATTGTAAAATCTTGCTTAAATATGTTATTACTTCCTGAATATTCAAGCAAGGAagtattaaaagaaaaaattctatacgCAATTCATAACTGTGCAGAGGGATTTGCACTTAGGTAA